Proteins encoded by one window of Blautia faecicola:
- a CDS encoding recombinase family protein, which yields MQIYGYHRTSTKEQHLDRGIQEIERYCNEHEMALTNIFTDQETGKNFNRPRYTVLVEDVLRLGDILIVTELDRLGRNKHDTMQQIQRIKDMGVRLMVLELPTTLMDLSVMDNAMARMMLETINNMMLELYASMAQAELEKKEKRQREGIEAKKLRGEWDDYGRPSVMKQETFDENFQSVISGKMTPT from the coding sequence ATGCAGATATATGGATATCACCGCACCAGTACAAAGGAGCAGCATCTTGATCGTGGCATACAGGAAATTGAGCGGTACTGTAACGAGCATGAGATGGCACTTACGAATATTTTTACGGATCAGGAGACAGGGAAGAATTTTAATCGTCCGAGATATACCGTTTTAGTGGAGGATGTCCTGCGGCTGGGAGATATTTTGATTGTTACAGAATTGGACAGACTGGGGAGAAACAAGCATGACACCATGCAGCAGATCCAGCGGATCAAGGACATGGGAGTGCGGCTTATGGTTTTGGAACTGCCGACTACGCTTATGGACTTATCTGTGATGGATAATGCGATGGCAAGGATGATGCTGGAAACAATCAATAACATGATGCTGGAGCTTTATGCTTCTATGGCGCAGGCAGAGCTGGAGAAAAAGGAGAAGCGACAGCGGGAAGGTATAGAAGCGAAGAAATTGCGGGGTGAATGGGATGATTATGGAAGACCAAGCGTGATGAAGCAGGAAACCTTTGACGAGAACTTCCAGAGCGTTATTTCCGGAAAAATGACACCGACGTAG
- a CDS encoding DUF5348 domain-containing protein — protein sequence MSEKRIGTLIYDPSMGRYDIRFGIESYYGGLHCGDCFDVKVRDVWIPVRIEMDENWYLVGLSKTRLGGLTVRM from the coding sequence ATGAGTGAAAAAAGAATAGGTACTTTGATTTATGATCCATCTATGGGAAGATATGATATCCGGTTTGGTATTGAATCCTATTATGGGGGACTGCATTGTGGAGACTGCTTTGATGTGAAGGTAAGGGATGTATGGATTCCGGTTCGGATTGAAATGGACGAGAACTGGTATCTTGTGGGACTTTCGAAGACACGCCTCGGCGGGCTGACTGTTCGGATGTAG
- a CDS encoding type II toxin-antitoxin system HicA family toxin, which translates to MSKWDKLLTRICSLSKDLRFDELRKVLESYGYEINAPRSGSSHYTFRKAGCQPITIPKHEPIKKIYVEMVKQIVESEAKNDEDTE; encoded by the coding sequence ATGTCGAAATGGGATAAACTATTGACAAGAATTTGCTCATTATCGAAAGACCTTCGTTTTGATGAATTAAGAAAAGTATTAGAAAGTTATGGATATGAGATAAATGCTCCGAGAAGTGGGAGCAGCCATTATACATTCCGTAAAGCGGGATGCCAGCCGATAACAATACCGAAACACGAACCAATCAAGAAAATTTATGTTGAAATGGTAAAGCAGATTGTAGAAAGTGAGGCGAAAAACGATGAAGACACTGAATGA
- a CDS encoding type II toxin-antitoxin system HicB family antitoxin encodes MKTLNDYLAMSYRMEIVEDKDEGGFVVSYPELPGCITCGETIERAVENAADAKKAWLEAALEEGIEIHEPGSLEEYSGQFKIRMPRSLHRDLAEHSKKEGISMNQYCIYLLSKNDALLVK; translated from the coding sequence ATGAAGACACTGAATGATTATTTGGCAATGTCCTATCGCATGGAAATTGTGGAAGATAAGGATGAAGGTGGATTTGTGGTTTCTTATCCGGAACTGCCGGGATGCATCACCTGTGGAGAGACGATAGAAAGGGCAGTTGAAAATGCAGCGGATGCAAAAAAAGCATGGTTAGAAGCTGCACTGGAAGAAGGGATTGAGATTCACGAACCGGGAAGCCTGGAAGAGTATTCGGGACAGTTTAAAATAAGGATGCCACGCAGCTTACACCGGGATCTGGCGGAACACTCAAAAAAAGAAGGCATCAGTATGAATCAATACTGTATATATCTTCTTTCAAAGAATGATGCGCTGTTAGTAAAATAA
- a CDS encoding ATP-binding protein translates to MYLKRKVYDQLLDWKNDTVHSTLEVNGARQVGKTYIINKFADENFRHKIYINLFDLSGKQFMECYKKATDWTPGTKRPEQPLHDAFKLFDPDFEDTNDTVIIIDEIQESSEIFNRIREFTRYFQAHFIVTGSYLGRVLEPEFKFSSGDITSIRIYTLSFKEFLEALDDQLFQKYLSLPLDHADDTVPELYDELKNVYDIYRQIGGYPKVVETYLNTKDVEAAQKELVRIIRIFLNESMRYFDDITDISVFTNIFLSICRILLREKKGLDEDSISEELQKLVTKNYSSNLSKATCYRAINWLYHSGIIGFCGKITELDILNFKPGSRCFFMDLGVAYYYLSRTGATVSTMDGSLNENYVYINLSKRQEFPEEIIFETPAFATYKGGEIDFVAQTLKTHIRYLIEVKAGKGTASTALKALEQGKANKLLYLKGDTKGGTAGNVQTLPIYLLEQYHF, encoded by the coding sequence ATGTATCTGAAAAGAAAAGTTTACGATCAGCTTCTGGATTGGAAAAACGATACCGTCCACAGCACCTTGGAAGTGAATGGTGCCAGACAGGTCGGAAAAACATATATTATCAATAAATTTGCGGATGAGAACTTCAGGCACAAGATCTACATTAACCTGTTTGATTTGTCCGGCAAACAATTTATGGAATGTTACAAAAAAGCCACAGACTGGACTCCCGGTACAAAACGACCGGAGCAGCCGCTTCACGATGCTTTTAAACTCTTCGATCCGGATTTTGAAGATACCAACGATACAGTCATCATTATTGATGAAATTCAGGAATCCTCAGAGATATTCAACCGTATCCGAGAATTTACCCGCTATTTTCAAGCGCATTTCATTGTAACTGGAAGTTATCTGGGACGTGTACTGGAACCGGAATTCAAATTCTCCAGTGGAGATATTACCAGTATCCGTATTTATACCCTTTCCTTTAAAGAGTTTTTGGAAGCATTGGATGACCAGCTTTTTCAGAAATATCTATCACTTCCACTGGATCATGCAGATGACACCGTACCGGAACTATATGACGAATTAAAGAATGTTTACGACATCTATAGACAGATTGGCGGCTATCCAAAGGTTGTGGAAACATACCTTAACACAAAAGACGTGGAAGCAGCTCAAAAAGAGCTTGTTAGAATCATCCGCATTTTCTTAAACGAATCTATGCGGTACTTTGATGACATCACAGATATTAGTGTTTTTACCAACATCTTTTTAAGCATCTGCCGTATTCTGCTTCGTGAAAAGAAAGGATTAGATGAGGACAGTATAAGTGAAGAACTGCAAAAGCTCGTTACAAAGAATTACTCCAGTAATCTTTCTAAAGCAACCTGCTATCGTGCTATCAACTGGCTTTATCATTCTGGAATCATCGGTTTCTGTGGCAAAATCACAGAACTGGACATCCTGAATTTCAAACCGGGAAGCCGCTGCTTCTTCATGGATCTTGGAGTTGCATATTATTATCTCTCCAGAACTGGTGCTACTGTATCAACTATGGATGGCTCATTGAACGAAAACTATGTTTACATTAACTTGTCCAAACGCCAGGAATTCCCGGAAGAAATTATCTTTGAGACACCGGCTTTTGCTACTTATAAAGGTGGTGAAATTGATTTTGTAGCTCAGACATTGAAAACTCACATCCGCTATCTGATTGAAGTTAAAGCCGGTAAGGGAACTGCATCTACTGCCTTGAAGGCATTGGAACAGGGGAAGGCCAATAAACTACTATATCTGAAAGGTGATACCAAAGGCGGAACCGCTGGGAATGTACAAACACTTCCTATCTATCTGCTAGAACAATATCATTTTTAA
- a CDS encoding LPD11 domain-containing protein translates to MNENAKTKLVLEYTGMDDFSCPVYKDQFGKLWKDIDLGKEPEPNLYSLSFNHIDGEPSHPIQQEYTFHPAPYQRSSYEFEYRMLSKLQSDCEYYLGYGNRSPSILCNHSVQNHIARMKELWNGFPTDQKPEWLTWEQLLQYEKVMTETGIPVKNCSD, encoded by the coding sequence ATGAATGAAAATGCAAAAACAAAATTAGTGCTTGAGTATACTGGCATGGATGATTTTTCCTGTCCGGTATATAAGGACCAATTCGGAAAGTTGTGGAAGGATATTGACCTTGGCAAAGAGCCTGAACCGAATCTTTATTCTTTATCTTTTAACCATATTGATGGAGAACCTTCCCATCCCATACAGCAGGAGTACACATTTCATCCGGCTCCGTATCAAAGAAGTTCCTATGAATTCGAGTACCGGATGTTAAGTAAATTACAGTCTGACTGTGAATACTATCTGGGCTACGGAAATCGCAGTCCGTCTATCCTATGCAATCATAGCGTTCAAAACCATATTGCCCGTATGAAAGAATTATGGAATGGTTTTCCCACAGATCAGAAACCGGAATGGCTGACCTGGGAACAGCTTCTTCAGTACGAAAAAGTAATGACAGAAACCGGAATACCCGTGAAGAACTGCTCAGACTAG
- a CDS encoding NADAR family protein gives MHNPSDAKKLGRDLTLRPDWEKVKVRLMYEICMCKFMQNPELRDKLLATGESTLIEGNNWGDYFWGKVNNCGENQLGIILMDVRAKLQWNAETAPNNIPQCLQ, from the coding sequence ATGCATAATCCTTCTGATGCAAAGAAACTCGGCAGAGATCTTACATTACGCCCGGACTGGGAAAAAGTGAAAGTCCGGCTCATGTATGAAATCTGCATGTGCAAATTCATGCAGAACCCGGAACTCCGGGATAAACTTCTTGCAACCGGAGAGTCCACACTTATTGAAGGAAACAACTGGGGTGACTATTTCTGGGGCAAAGTCAATAACTGCGGAGAAAACCAGTTAGGAATCATCCTGATGGATGTACGTGCGAAGCTGCAGTGGAATGCAGAAACAGCGCCCAATAATATACCTCAATGTCTGCAATAA
- a CDS encoding M15 family metallopeptidase, with protein MRSYKRYTRRKRLLKQIAVVALVFILGFVLLRAVSYMAIQGEIPMINSFNLFRREADTSFGWNLILVNDDYCVPRNYEVELTELSNGEKVDSRIYPQLQQMFDDARAEGLELFVREGYRTTQDQKDIMNERIQQYQDEGYSRGEAKKLAKEYVAEPGTSEHELGIAVDINADTSKCSSDAVYTWLANNAYKYGFIKRYPDNKIEITGVNNEPWHYRYVGVDAALEMQKKGLCLEEYIETLK; from the coding sequence ATGAGAAGTTATAAACGGTATACCAGGCGAAAGAGACTTTTGAAGCAAATCGCTGTGGTTGCTTTAGTGTTTATATTGGGATTTGTGCTTTTGCGGGCTGTTTCGTATATGGCGATTCAGGGTGAAATTCCGATGATTAACAGTTTCAATCTATTTAGAAGGGAAGCTGATACTTCTTTTGGATGGAACTTGATTCTTGTAAATGACGATTATTGTGTTCCCCGTAATTATGAGGTAGAACTCACAGAATTATCAAACGGAGAAAAAGTGGATTCGAGAATCTATCCTCAGCTTCAGCAGATGTTTGATGATGCCAGAGCTGAGGGACTTGAATTATTTGTAAGGGAAGGGTACAGGACAACTCAGGATCAGAAAGATATTATGAATGAGAGAATTCAGCAGTATCAGGATGAAGGCTATTCACGTGGGGAGGCAAAAAAACTTGCGAAAGAATATGTTGCCGAACCTGGAACAAGTGAGCATGAACTTGGGATAGCCGTTGATATCAATGCGGATACGTCCAAGTGTTCTTCGGATGCTGTTTATACATGGCTTGCCAATAATGCATATAAATATGGTTTTATTAAAAGGTATCCTGATAATAAGATAGAAATTACAGGAGTGAACAATGAACCCTGGCATTATAGGTATGTAGGGGTGGATGCTGCCCTGGAAATGCAGAAAAAAGGATTGTGTCTGGAGGAGTATATCGAGACTCTAAAATAA
- a CDS encoding RNA polymerase sigma factor, with the protein MTSDFLLLQKIRNGNNHAGNQFVEKYYSFIYQYCFLHIHNQECAEDMVQETFVRFFGALMSGAEIGKAKSYLYSIAGNIIKNYYKKTKEILLDQLPDIEKDNLTEIEIRLDVERALDLLPEEIKETAILFFFQGLKQKEISDLLHIKLSLVKYRVSKAKELLSKQLEEGRD; encoded by the coding sequence ATGACTTCTGACTTCTTATTACTACAGAAAATCAGAAACGGCAACAACCATGCAGGTAATCAGTTTGTTGAAAAATATTATTCTTTTATCTATCAATATTGCTTTCTGCACATCCACAATCAAGAATGTGCAGAAGATATGGTACAAGAAACTTTTGTGAGGTTTTTCGGAGCGCTGATGAGCGGAGCTGAAATAGGAAAGGCGAAGAGCTATCTATACAGCATAGCGGGAAATATCATTAAAAACTACTATAAAAAAACGAAGGAAATATTATTGGATCAGTTGCCGGATATAGAAAAGGATAATCTGACAGAAATAGAAATCCGGCTTGATGTAGAACGGGCGTTGGATCTGCTTCCGGAAGAAATAAAAGAGACGGCAATCTTGTTTTTCTTTCAGGGGTTAAAACAAAAAGAAATTTCTGATTTATTACATATAAAATTATCACTTGTAAAATATCGTGTTTCGAAAGCAAAAGAATTACTGTCAAAACAGTTGGAGGAGGGAAGAGATTGA
- a CDS encoding ABC transporter ATP-binding protein yields the protein MELQFKNVTKAYGDVHAVDHVTHSMEKGVYGLLGVNGAGKTTLMRMLCTAINPTSGEILWNGKDIFSLGASYRGILGYLPQNYGFYPDLSVYDYMMYIASIKGLRPIVAKKRALKLLEQVGMAEKRKKKMRTLSGGMIRRVGIAQAMLNDPRILVLDEPTAGLDPNERIRFRNLVSELSEDRLVLLSTHIVSDVEYVANEIILMKEGKFFYTGTSDEIILSMDMSVWNCTVPKRELNNYMKKYLTGNVRTVADGVELRVLSKTPPARNAVQVETTLEDAFLLYFGEKAGDKDDVQI from the coding sequence GTGGAACTGCAATTTAAAAATGTAACAAAAGCTTATGGAGATGTACATGCAGTAGATCACGTAACACATTCTATGGAGAAAGGTGTATATGGGTTATTGGGAGTAAACGGAGCGGGGAAAACCACTTTGATGCGGATGCTGTGTACAGCGATAAATCCGACAAGCGGAGAAATCTTGTGGAATGGAAAGGATATCTTCAGTTTGGGAGCATCTTATAGAGGGATACTCGGTTATCTGCCGCAGAATTACGGGTTTTATCCGGATCTTTCAGTGTATGACTACATGATGTATATTGCATCCATCAAAGGACTCCGTCCCATCGTGGCAAAGAAAAGGGCTTTAAAACTGCTAGAGCAGGTCGGGATGGCTGAAAAGCGAAAAAAAAAGATGCGCACTTTATCAGGGGGAATGATCCGGAGAGTCGGAATTGCTCAGGCGATGTTGAATGATCCGCGGATATTAGTATTGGATGAGCCAACCGCCGGTCTTGATCCGAATGAGAGAATCCGGTTCCGAAATCTGGTCAGTGAATTGTCGGAAGACCGCCTTGTCCTGCTGTCTACCCACATTGTGTCAGATGTCGAATACGTGGCAAATGAAATCATATTGATGAAAGAAGGAAAATTTTTCTATACAGGAACATCGGATGAGATTATTTTGTCTATGGATATGTCAGTATGGAATTGTACTGTTCCTAAAAGGGAACTGAATAATTATATGAAGAAATATCTGACTGGAAATGTAAGGACAGTTGCCGACGGAGTGGAACTAAGAGTCCTTTCAAAGACGCCGCCGGCAAGGAATGCAGTACAGGTGGAGACAACACTGGAGGATGCATTTCTTCTGT